One Aquarana catesbeiana isolate 2022-GZ linkage group LG04, ASM4218655v1, whole genome shotgun sequence genomic region harbors:
- the LOC141139601 gene encoding uncharacterized protein — translation MRETQASWEDSTQGLAAEDEAEEAAEEEEQEQFQDNVDKELFVDEARSTSNSMNEEDAEPGPSNVSRPLRRSSRVSARPGKPMDKILEVVNQMSTKMAENQCEDTAFLTVILGICKQVPPEKKYALRMALMSTAQSFVGEGPTTSSAYMQPPLPQYPPYQQYTHFPSTQYAPPINRPYCDQYGNILNPSRPRMLHPIPDPTTSTLGPPTTHQLRQPTPSHVPPFLARKYYPGPSVDFPGPTNSSVSGTTENKTYEQL, via the exons atgcgaga aacccaagcaagctgggaagacagcacacagggtttggcagcagaagatgaggcagaggaagctgcggaggaggaggagcaagaacaattccaagacaatgttgacaaggaactgttcgtagatgaagcaaggtcaacatcaaactcaatgaatgaggaggatgcagaaccaggacctagcaatgtctctaggcctttgcgaaggtcTTCAAGGGTCAGTGCCCGGCCTggtaaacccatggataaaattttagaggtagtcaatcagatgtccactaaaatggctgaaaaccagtgtgaagacacagcatttctcactgtaattttaggcatatgtaaacaggtaccccctgagaaaaaatatgcactcaggatggctttaatgtcaactgctcaatcatttgtgggtgaggggccaacaacatcctcagcatatatgcaacccccccttccccaatatcccccttatcaacaatacactcactttccaagtacacagtatgctccaccaataaaccgtccatactgtgaccagtatggtaatatactgaatccctcaaggccacgcatgttgcatccaattcctgaccccactacctctacccttggccccccaaccactcaccaacttaggcagcctacacccagtcatgttccgccttttctggcaaggaaatattaccctggtccatcagtggatttccctggaccaaccaatagttcagtttccgggaccactgaaaacaaaacatacgagcaattgtaa